In Achromobacter xylosoxidans A8, a single window of DNA contains:
- a CDS encoding ClcB-like voltage-gated chloride channel protein, translated as MATEIRIKKSGWAIWLRSRLLADNLPATLCAAALMGLLGALATVVFREMLGWAQMLLGGVDAPHGMVSVARGLSPWQRFLMPAIGGAVAGLILQMAARWLPKRGAADYMEAISIGRGVIGFRQTVARSLSSIFSIGSGASIGREGPMVQLAAMLSSLTGRYLVLPPRHLRLLVACGATAGITSAYNAPIAGALFISEIVFGAIASATLVPLVVSSVVANIVTRQILHYDAVFHMPPFTFVSGWEVINYLGLGVIAGLAAPQFLRFLDTARAAFGRVPAPLWVRMALGGLIVGALSVVNPEVWGNGYSVVNSMLHTQWAWQAVAAILLLKTLATAASVGSGAVGGVFTPTLFVGAALGALYGTGLQALFPAGDLSAVSSYAVVGMGALLAATTYAPLMSILMIFEMTLSYEVMLPLMLACITGYVIAHRIRPESVYAKSLASNRRAQRVVAREREE; from the coding sequence ATGGCGACAGAAATCAGAATCAAGAAATCGGGTTGGGCAATCTGGCTGAGAAGCCGTTTGCTGGCGGACAATTTGCCGGCCACGCTGTGCGCCGCGGCGCTGATGGGCCTGTTGGGGGCGCTGGCCACCGTGGTGTTTCGGGAAATGCTGGGGTGGGCGCAGATGCTGCTCGGCGGCGTAGATGCGCCACATGGCATGGTGTCAGTCGCCCGGGGGCTGAGCCCATGGCAACGCTTCCTGATGCCGGCCATAGGCGGCGCCGTAGCCGGCCTCATCCTGCAGATGGCGGCCAGATGGCTGCCTAAGCGCGGCGCGGCGGACTATATGGAGGCGATTTCCATCGGCCGCGGGGTCATCGGTTTCCGCCAGACGGTTGCGCGCAGCCTGTCGTCGATTTTTTCCATCGGCTCCGGCGCCTCCATCGGCCGTGAGGGGCCCATGGTGCAGTTGGCGGCGATGTTGTCATCCCTGACGGGACGTTATCTGGTGCTGCCGCCGCGGCATTTGCGTTTATTGGTCGCCTGCGGCGCCACGGCGGGGATCACTTCCGCCTACAACGCGCCCATTGCCGGCGCCCTGTTCATTTCCGAGATCGTTTTTGGAGCGATTGCTTCAGCCACGTTGGTGCCGCTGGTCGTATCGTCGGTCGTGGCGAACATAGTGACGCGGCAGATCCTGCATTACGACGCGGTTTTTCATATGCCGCCCTTCACTTTCGTCTCCGGATGGGAAGTCATCAACTATCTGGGGTTGGGGGTGATCGCAGGCCTGGCGGCGCCACAATTCCTGCGTTTCCTGGACACGGCGCGTGCCGCGTTCGGTCGCGTGCCCGCGCCGCTGTGGGTACGCATGGCATTGGGCGGTCTGATCGTCGGCGCCTTGTCGGTGGTGAATCCCGAGGTATGGGGCAATGGCTACAGCGTGGTCAACAGCATGTTGCATACGCAATGGGCCTGGCAGGCGGTGGCGGCCATTCTGCTGTTGAAAACGCTGGCCACCGCGGCCAGCGTGGGGTCGGGCGCGGTGGGCGGGGTGTTCACGCCCACGCTGTTCGTGGGGGCGGCGCTGGGCGCCCTGTACGGGACCGGCCTGCAGGCCTTGTTTCCCGCGGGGGATCTGTCGGCGGTATCCAGTTATGCAGTGGTCGGCATGGGGGCTTTGCTGGCTGCCACCACCTATGCGCCATTGATGTCCATCCTGATGATTTTCGAGATGACGCTCAGCTATGAAGTCATGTTGCCGCTGATGCTGGCTTGCATTACGGGCTACGTGATCGCGCATCGCATACGGCCGGAATCGGTGTACGCGAAATCGTTGGCCAGCAATCGGCGCGCACAACGCGTCGTGGCTAGGGAGCGCGAAGAGTGA
- the mnmE gene encoding tRNA uridine-5-carboxymethylaminomethyl(34) synthesis GTPase MnmE — protein sequence MSAYAPIAAIATAPGRGGIGVVRISGTDLSELVRRLFQRELTPRHAHYLPFKSGAGELLDEGIAIYFRAPHSYTGEDVLELQGHGGPAVLRRVLESCLAAGRDLDIRLAEPGEFTRRAFLNDRMDLAQAEAVADLIEASSVAAARGAMASLSGDFSARVNDLSDRIIHLRMLVEATLDFPEEEIDFLEKYQARPTLEALTADLSKLIAQARQGVILREGLHVVLAGQPNVGKSSLLNALAGDDIAIVTPIAGTTRDKVVQEIHIDGVPLHIVDTAGLRETEDTVESIGIARTWQEIERADVILHLQDATQPGDELDAQITARLPPRTPVLKVFNKVDLLSTPFAAGPQELGISAKRGAGLDELRAELLRIAGWNPGGESPWLARERHLHALQDAAEHLELAGAHAEQDDRVLDLFAEELRLAHDSLSSITGKFTSDDLLGEIFSSFCIGK from the coding sequence ATGTCCGCCTACGCCCCCATCGCCGCCATCGCAACCGCCCCCGGAAGAGGCGGTATCGGCGTCGTCCGCATCTCCGGCACGGACCTGTCCGAACTCGTACGCCGCCTGTTCCAGCGCGAACTGACGCCGCGCCATGCGCACTACCTGCCGTTCAAATCCGGCGCCGGCGAATTGCTGGACGAAGGCATCGCCATCTACTTCCGCGCGCCGCATTCCTATACCGGCGAAGACGTGCTCGAACTGCAAGGGCATGGCGGCCCGGCCGTACTGCGCCGCGTACTGGAAAGCTGCCTGGCCGCAGGCCGCGACCTCGACATCCGGCTGGCCGAACCCGGCGAATTCACGCGCCGCGCCTTCCTCAACGACCGCATGGACCTGGCTCAGGCAGAAGCCGTAGCCGATTTGATCGAGGCCTCGTCGGTGGCCGCGGCGCGCGGCGCCATGGCATCGCTGTCGGGCGATTTTTCCGCGCGCGTGAACGACCTGTCGGACCGCATTATCCATTTGCGCATGCTGGTCGAAGCAACCCTGGATTTCCCCGAGGAAGAGATCGACTTCCTCGAAAAGTATCAAGCCCGTCCTACCCTGGAAGCCTTGACCGCCGATCTCTCCAAGCTGATCGCGCAGGCGCGCCAGGGTGTGATCCTGCGCGAAGGCCTGCACGTGGTGTTGGCCGGCCAACCCAATGTGGGCAAGTCCAGCCTGCTCAACGCGCTGGCCGGCGACGACATCGCCATCGTCACGCCGATCGCGGGCACGACGCGCGACAAGGTGGTGCAGGAGATCCACATCGACGGCGTGCCGCTGCACATCGTCGATACGGCGGGCCTCAGGGAAACCGAGGACACGGTCGAGAGCATAGGCATCGCGCGTACCTGGCAGGAGATCGAGCGCGCCGACGTGATCCTGCATCTGCAGGATGCCACCCAGCCCGGCGACGAGCTCGACGCGCAGATCACCGCGCGCCTGCCGCCGCGCACGCCGGTGCTCAAGGTTTTCAACAAGGTGGACCTGTTATCCACACCCTTTGCTGCCGGCCCTCAGGAACTAGGCATCTCGGCCAAGCGCGGCGCGGGTCTGGACGAACTGCGCGCGGAGTTGCTGCGTATCGCCGGCTGGAATCCCGGGGGCGAATCCCCCTGGCTGGCGCGCGAACGGCATCTGCACGCCCTGCAGGATGCGGCGGAGCACCTGGAACTTGCCGGCGCGCATGCGGAGCAGGACGACCGGGTGCTGGACCTGTTTGCGGAAGAACTGCGGCTGGCGCATGACAGCCTGTCCAGCATCACGGGCAAGTTCACCAGCGACGATCTGCTGGGCGAGATTTTCTCGAGCTTCTGCATCGGGAAATAA
- a CDS encoding GNAT family N-acetyltransferase, translating into MPPDIRLATSEDLPDIERVVAQAYGPYVARIGAIPGPMRDDYPARVAQGMVHVLRAQDAVQGVLVLIHEDDCLLLDNIAVAPQAQGKGYGRDLMLFAEDAARRAGYDCIRLYTQEKMTENIAIYTRYGYVETHRAEEIGLKRVFMKKALV; encoded by the coding sequence ATGCCCCCCGACATACGCCTCGCCACCTCCGAAGACCTGCCCGACATCGAGCGGGTCGTGGCGCAAGCCTACGGACCCTATGTCGCCCGCATTGGCGCGATACCCGGGCCGATGCGGGATGATTATCCGGCCCGAGTCGCGCAGGGCATGGTCCATGTATTGCGGGCGCAGGATGCTGTGCAGGGTGTCCTGGTCCTGATTCACGAAGACGATTGCCTGCTGCTGGACAACATCGCGGTGGCGCCGCAAGCGCAGGGCAAAGGCTATGGCCGCGACCTGATGCTGTTCGCCGAAGACGCGGCGCGCCGGGCGGGGTATGACTGCATTCGTCTGTACACCCAAGAGAAAATGACCGAGAACATCGCTATCTACACGCGATACGGGTATGTGGAGACCCATCGAGCCGAAGAGATAGGTTTGAAACGCGTCTTCATGAAAAAGGCCCTTGTTTAA
- a CDS encoding sensor histidine kinase, translating to MTTRSAEKKGFFASKKRNRTLKTQLLWWLIPTLVFVMMGALWLSNHQLRNQVDIAYDRSLSGALRAIDHNISTASGGLAMEQPYLMLEFFELTANGSVFYRVATEDGLAEIGNPDLPMPAEPLVSGEPRFFYADYQGTPVRVAALARPMDPPLYANKGGRVIVQVAEGLDTRQAFLHQVLVRSVERDLAVILISVLVIILGVFMALRPLVRLRQEVEGRSADDLSPVSASEMPGEVLPLVSAVNLHMARFAAQARVQSQFLDDASHQLRTPLSVLRTQTAYALRETDPQEVRTALLAMQEGLDRATRTTNQMLALARAKDASLAEGGFTPEPVDLVDLADGVIRGLLPTARARQLDIGLEADIRPVTVLGAEWLLREAVSNLVDNAIRYTSSAGEVTVKVQVEAGQARLVVEDNGPGMSAEDIARACIRFRRGAAGKNKPGAGLGLAIVGTIAETLGARLQLENRVPLPGLRAALVFTLEIREDAAPHQENSRN from the coding sequence TTGACAACTAGAAGTGCGGAAAAAAAGGGATTTTTCGCGTCAAAAAAGCGCAATCGCACGCTGAAGACCCAGCTTCTCTGGTGGCTGATCCCCACGCTGGTCTTCGTGATGATGGGAGCCCTGTGGCTGTCGAACCACCAGTTGCGCAACCAGGTCGACATTGCCTACGACCGATCGCTCTCCGGAGCGCTGCGCGCCATCGACCACAACATATCCACAGCCAGCGGTGGATTAGCCATGGAGCAGCCGTACCTGATGCTGGAATTTTTCGAGCTGACGGCCAATGGCAGCGTGTTTTACCGGGTAGCCACCGAGGACGGGCTGGCGGAAATAGGCAATCCGGACCTGCCCATGCCTGCCGAACCCTTGGTATCGGGCGAACCACGCTTTTTCTACGCCGACTACCAGGGCACGCCTGTGCGGGTTGCGGCGCTGGCCCGGCCGATGGATCCCCCCCTGTACGCGAATAAAGGGGGACGGGTTATCGTGCAGGTGGCCGAAGGCCTGGATACCCGGCAGGCGTTCCTGCACCAGGTGCTGGTGCGCTCGGTGGAGCGGGACCTGGCCGTGATCCTGATCAGCGTCCTGGTGATCATCCTGGGGGTTTTCATGGCCCTGCGCCCCCTTGTGAGGCTGCGTCAGGAGGTGGAAGGCCGTTCTGCGGACGATTTAAGCCCCGTGAGCGCTTCGGAGATGCCAGGTGAGGTCCTACCCCTAGTCTCGGCCGTAAACCTCCACATGGCCCGTTTTGCGGCTCAGGCGAGGGTCCAGAGTCAGTTCCTGGACGACGCGTCGCACCAGTTGCGCACGCCGTTGTCGGTTTTGCGGACCCAGACGGCCTATGCCTTGCGTGAAACAGACCCCCAGGAGGTCCGTACAGCCCTTCTGGCGATGCAAGAGGGCTTGGACAGGGCCACACGCACCACCAACCAAATGCTCGCTCTGGCGCGCGCTAAGGACGCTTCCCTGGCCGAAGGCGGATTCACCCCGGAACCGGTGGACCTGGTCGATCTGGCTGATGGGGTCATCCGTGGCCTGCTTCCGACCGCCCGCGCCCGCCAGCTCGACATCGGCCTGGAAGCCGATATCCGGCCGGTTACTGTGCTGGGGGCGGAGTGGCTGCTTCGGGAAGCGGTCAGCAACCTGGTGGACAACGCCATCCGTTACACCTCGTCCGCGGGGGAGGTCACGGTGAAGGTCCAGGTGGAAGCCGGGCAGGCCAGGCTGGTGGTCGAAGACAACGGCCCCGGCATGTCGGCGGAAGACATTGCCCGCGCCTGCATCCGCTTCCGGCGGGGAGCAGCGGGCAAAAACAAGCCCGGCGCCGGTCTGGGACTCGCCATCGTGGGGACCATCGCCGAGACTCTGGGGGCGCGTCTACAGCTGGAAAACCGGGTCCCGCTGCCAGGCCTGAGGGCGGCATTGGTGTTTACCCTGGAAATCCGGGAGGATGCTGCGCCGCATCAGGAAAACAGCCGGAATTGA
- a CDS encoding response regulator, whose translation MRILLIEDEAELARWLSRSLARHAGFVVEWADDGLVAERRLAMEEFDAVILDLGLPGMDGHALLAKIRARDDRTPVLVLTARDSLAEKIGTLHQGADDFLPKPFVVEELEARLIALIRRSRGREHPRLTLGNLVFETSAQKFTVNGQPLQLSPREHSVLRVLIQKSGEPINKQQILDRILTDDADINLEAIEVVVHRLRKKLADTGVQIVTMRGMGYCLENLVDN comes from the coding sequence ATGCGCATCCTCCTGATAGAAGACGAAGCCGAACTTGCCCGCTGGCTTTCAAGAAGCCTGGCGAGACACGCGGGTTTCGTGGTTGAGTGGGCTGATGACGGATTGGTCGCCGAAAGAAGACTGGCGATGGAAGAATTCGACGCGGTCATCCTGGACCTGGGACTTCCGGGCATGGATGGCCATGCTTTGCTGGCGAAGATCCGCGCGCGGGACGACCGTACGCCGGTGCTGGTCTTGACCGCGCGCGATTCGCTGGCCGAAAAAATCGGGACACTCCACCAGGGAGCAGACGATTTCCTGCCAAAACCGTTTGTTGTGGAAGAGTTGGAAGCGCGATTGATCGCACTGATCCGGCGCAGCCGCGGACGCGAACACCCGCGACTCACGCTGGGAAACCTGGTTTTCGAAACTTCCGCTCAAAAATTCACGGTCAATGGACAGCCCTTGCAGTTATCCCCACGTGAACACTCGGTTTTGCGAGTACTGATCCAGAAAAGCGGTGAACCCATCAACAAGCAGCAGATCCTGGACCGCATCCTGACCGACGATGCGGACATCAACCTGGAAGCCATCGAGGTCGTGGTGCATCGTTTGCGCAAAAAATTGGCGGATACCGGTGTGCAAATCGTGACCATGCGAGGCATGGGCTACTGCCTGGAGAACCTTGTTGACAACTAG